GTACGAAGGCTTCTGGCTCACGCCATCTCTCCGGGCGGTAACACCCTGCCCAGCTCAGTTCTGGAGGTGCTCATGGACCAGAGGAGGAAACCCCACCTCCAGGCGTGAAGGAGCTCGGCCTTCGGAAGCCCCCGGGCTGACTGGAAATCCTGGTTCCCTGCAGCAAGTATTACTGGGATGGCTGCAAGGATTTTACTCCCTTGAAATTCCAGCTCTGGAAATGCCGTGAAAAATGGCCGGCCGGCCAAGGAGGAGAGGACAGCCACGAAACAGAGGAAGCCGCACCCCCAGGGAGTTTATCGAAACGTATTTGCAGTTTGTATTAATACCGTATTAATACTGCTGGTGACTCGGAGCTGTGAATTCACCGGCACCCCCCCGTCAGACccgctcctgggggggggggggggggggggggcagcagggagcagcacgGTTCCCGCACGGGTGccccagaagcagcagagacccagcccgTTCCCACGcaccggctcccgccgccccgcaccccccgccgcacacgcgcggccccgctccctcgcaGGGCTGCGCCCAGACAAAGGCGCCGAGACTTCCCCGACGCCCCCCCCCGGTGTTTCGGTTCTCTCACGTGGAGAATTCAGTTTAttacccaacccaacccaacgcTGCAAATGCAGAAACGAGTCGGCCGCGCCATAACCCCCCCCGCATCTGCCCGCCCGCAGCTGGGCTTCCCCACTGTCAGCACCCCGCGCTGCTCCGGGCTCGCCGTTCGCATCCCCCGGGCTCGCCGTGCGGGCAGCGCGGGCGCCGAGCCTGCCCCAGCCGGGACCCACCGCGACCCCGGCCCTCAGCGCCTGgcaggcggggccgggcgcgccgggccggggccgtcgtctgccggcgcggccccgcagcgcggcctggcctgggcgggggggggggggggggggggtcggttcCCGCTTCCCATTGCAGCGCGGCCGCAAGGGCAAGGacggggtttttttctctccctgcagcagggttgcaaaggcggcgggggaaggggaggggaggggagggaagacggGAGCGGCTCCGGGAGCTCTGAAGGGGGCGAGGGTTTCGCCTTTTCCTTCCAAACGCGGAAACCGGAGTAACACCCCGGGCGAGCCGGCCTTGCTCAGCCGGGAGACGGGCACACAGACCCGAAGCAGAACCACCCCACGCCTCCGGCCgggcgcagccccccgccactGCCCCTCTGCCACCGCCGCGGACGCGCACCGGCCCcggggcggcagggccgggccggggagccaGGGGCAGCGGccggcacccccccgccccgaatCGTCCCGCTGatgcctcccgccgccggggctgggggggaccggGGCGATTTTCGGCTTTAAGGGCGTGCGTGTGCCGCCCCGCCCGTGTGTGTGTGTAGCTGCGTgtgcgggggtcggggggggagtGGGCTGGGCGGCGGAGGGCGGGGAAGGAAGCAagggcgggagcgggggggagggggggaagagagagagagaaaaaggcgGAAAGCGGCAAAATGGTTAGCGGGTGACATCACCTCCATTTGCATAGGCGCGGGGATAAAACCGCCCCGCCAGCGAGCGCCCTTTATACTGGCgtgcggagcggcggcggcagcgagcgGCAGGGCTGAGCATCACCGCGCGGAGACACCGGTGGGTCCCGCCGCTAACCCCCCcatttccgccccccccccgccccaccgcgggggtccccggcgcgggcagcgcgAGCACCTGCCGGGAGGgacgcagggcagggcagggcgcgggggaCTGCGGTCCGGGGGGGGGCTAttgtctgcgggggggggggggggggtattgtCGGGGGGCCGCGCCGCTGTAGGGCGGTGGCGTGCGCGGCGGCTTTGTTGCCGTGccagggctttttattttttcgcTAATTTTCCCTTAACGAGGTAAAACCGCGGTCAGCGCCGGGCGCTTCCCCGCTGCTGTGCCCCGCAGCGCGCAGGGGCTGGGAGTTGCCCCCGGCGGCGGCTGGCGGCGAGCCGCGTTGCCTTCGGCGCTGGGTTAAATTAACACCGTTTTTTGGCTATTATTATTAATCTGACCACTGTTTTTAAATATGCCGGGGATTAAGCGGCTTGGTTTCCGGCGTGCGTTGAGTTTTCGGCTGCCCGCGTTGGGcgcggcgggctgggggggggctgggcgggGAGGTCCGGGGAGTCCTGGCCGGGGGTAACGGGGCTGTCCCCTCGTCTGCGCAGAGACACCTGCCAACATGTCCGACAAACCAGACATGGCCGAGATCGAGAAATTTGACAAGTCCAAATTGAAGAAGACAGAGACGCAAGAGAAAAACCCGCTGCCTTCAAAAGAAAGTGAGTGCGGGCGgggaagggcagagcagggcgggcgggggggggggggcgggaggagaCAAAgaggggcggccggcggggagccgggggtgcggggtggagggggggagggagggcacACGGCGGGGGCTGTGCCAGACAGCCAGAACCTCAGCCCACCGCGTGGTAGCGCTTAATTTACAATTATTTACGCTTCTGTTTCCATGCATGCGTATTTTGATGCGTATTTTTATAAATGGTAGGAACTGGCACGTGAATGCGTTTCAGTTTCtcgatcttttattttttttctctccttttccgttttttttttttcctctttttagcaATTGAACAGGAGAAGCAAGCCGGTGAATCGTAATGAAATCTGCCCTTCCAAATTATGCACTGTACATTCCACAAGCATTGCCttcttattttacttcttttagcTGTTTAACTTTGTAAGATGCAAAGAGGTTGGATAAAGTTTAAAATGACTGTACTGCCCCTTTCACATCcaaaagaatagagagaactACTGACACTGAATGAAGgcgctgcctttccctctgcctgtCTGGCTTTGGTCCTGGTGGCATGAAAGAGCTTGCATGTTGATGAAAGAAGAACTTGGGTGGGACTACAGTAAACTAGAGTAACACACGAATAAATGCAAAGCTGTACCAAGGTCCTGCGAGCTGTAAAATGCAGTTAATCgagtgccatttttttttttgttcaaatgaTTTTAATTATTGGAATGCacaatttttttaatatgcaaataaaatgttttaaaacctgGATGGTATTTATGTCCTCTATTTGGAGAACTGTATCAAAGGAGATGAAGCATAAGAGCCGATACTGAGACATGGGATACTATGAAACCTTTGAAGATGACTCAATCCTCAATCaccattctgattttttttttttgatacgtGCTCTCACCAATAGATAAATTTATGTTCCTCAAAGCTAGGTTTTAGACAAAGTCtaaattttttttagtaaaaaaaattgCATGTCTTACAATTTGTTACCATGTGAGTATATCACTTTCAATATTTCTTGAATGTAGAGATTGATGAAGGTGAAAAATTTGGCCACATTTATTGCTTTGCCCCGCCCATAGCATCGCTCTTTTAATAAGAACAGTTCTGTGCTGTTGCAGAGATTCAACGTTGGTTGTATAAATCTATGATTGATTTAAGGCTTGTTCTGCTGATAGAGTATTTAAAGGAAGAAGTAATTCTTATTTCCAGTCCGTGATGGAACATAAGCATTTTAGTATCCTAAGGCTATTTTAGTGGATTAtgtcaaatgcaaataaaaatcagtttgcTGAAATGTTATGTTTTGAACACTTCTATGATCTCTTAATGGCTACTTGATCCTAAGAATTGGTATCGAAGAATAAAAAGCTCCAGTTTCTTTACTAATTCAAAAGTAACCATTTGGGGGCAAAGACCTCATAGTAACGTACAAAATGAAGATGATGACCGTAAGCCCTATATGCAAATAGCACCACTCCACATTGCTGGTTTATGGCAGTTCATTCAGGCCTGGGACAATTTCTGGCTGTTTTTTACGCAA
The window above is part of the Opisthocomus hoazin isolate bOpiHoa1 chromosome 1, bOpiHoa1.hap1, whole genome shotgun sequence genome. Proteins encoded here:
- the TMSB4X gene encoding thymosin beta-4 — translated: MSDKPDMAEIEKFDKSKLKKTETQEKNPLPSKETIEQEKQAGES